From the Rhizobium sp. SL42 genome, the window GATCCAGGAAACTGCCGGCCTGCTGACGTGTCTGGCGATATTCAGGAAGATAGCGCCCTGCCTGTCTCATAAGCCAGATCGGCGGAGGCGAGACCGTTGCTCCGTTCAACACATTCAGGACTTTACGGTTCGCAGCACTCAAGGCCAAGGCCCTTTCAAAAAAGAAAAGATATATAGACTCTTCTTCTATTTCTAAGAGTCGGTGGATATCAAGGATCAATGCCGCTCCACCGGTTTTGCCTCACTGGGCGAGATTCGAACAAATAGCGTGAGATCTTTTCAGCGAGAAAACTAGCTTCTGGGGAAAAGGCAAAATTAACTCGTTGATTCAGCCGGATAGCGTGGATGTTAACACGCGACATTCTGTGGAAAATGTCCAGCGACCTGTCCAAGGCTGCGACTTCTTAACACAATCCACAGGCTCCCCAAACGCCACGCCCTGTCATCGCCGACTGTGGATAAATCACCACTTTTCCGCTTGCCTTGCCTCGGTCCCGACCGCTAGCTGTGTTTATCCCGGATTATCAACAGGCGACGGAGAACAACGTGGAGAACCGGAAAAACTTCTTCCATCTCCACCTGATTTCTGACTCGACGGGGGAGACTCTGATCTCGGCAGGGCGCGCAGCGGCCGCCCAGTTTCGTGGATCGAATGCAATCGAGCATGTCTATCCATTGATCCGCAGCAAGAAGCAGATCAACGCGTTGATCGAAGCGATCGATCGTGAACCTGGCATTGTACTGTACACGATCGTCGATGCCGATCTCGCGGCATTGATCGAAACGAGCTGCCACGAACTTGGTTTGCCTTGTGTCAATGTTCTGGCGCCGATCATCGAGAAATTCCAGACCTATCTCGGCGCGCCCTCGCGCGGCAGGGTAGGGGCGCAACATGTCTTGAATGCGGAATATTTCGCCCGCATCGAAGCGCTGAACTTCACCATGGATCATGACGACGGACAGGCGCCGGAGGACTATGACGAGGCTGATGTCGTGATCATCGGCATCAGCCGGACGTCCAAGACACCGACAAGTATCTATCTTGCAAACCGCGGCATCAAGACTGCGAACATTCCCATTGTCCCGGGTGTCGCGCTGCCGGACAGTTTGCTTGCAGCGACCCGGCCCCTGATCGTCGGTCTGATCGCCACATCGGACCGTATCTCCCAGGTGCGGGAAAATCGGATTCTGGGAACCACAGCTGGTTATGATCGCAGCGACTATGTCGATCGCGCCTCCATTACCGAAGAGTTGAAATATGCTCGCGCGCTGTGCGCACGTAACAACTGGCCGATCATCGATGTGACGCGCCGGTCGATCGAGGAAACAGCTGCCGCGATCGTTGCCCTGCGACCCAAGCTGCGTTAAGCGAATCCAGCCATTTTGCACGGGATGTCGCCATGACCGAACACCTGATCCTTGCCTCCGGCAGCCAAGCCCGACGCGAGTTACTCCGCAATGCCGGATTGGCTTTTGCCGCTGAGCCGGCTCGTGTCGATGAACGTGCCATCGAGAATGGCTTGCCTGATGATCTGCGGACGCCGCAAGGCGTTGCCGAGCAGCTTGCCATTGCCAAGGCAAGAGAAGTATCCGCACGACATCCGGCCGCTATCGTCATCGGCTGCGATCAGACCATGTCACTCGGTGACCAGCTGTTTCACAAGGCACCGGATCGCGCGCACGCACATGCAACATTGAAAGCCCTGTGCGGGCAGACGCATCATCTCAACAGTGCGGTCTGCCTTGTCCGCGATAGCGACGTTCTCTGGTCCCATGTCGGCATCGCCAGAATGACCATGCGCGATTTTTCCAGCACGTTTCTGGAGGAGTATCTCGACCGAAATCTGGTGCGCATTCTCGGCAGTGTCGGATGCTATCAATTGGAGGGCGAGGGAATACAACTCTTTGATGCCTTCGATGGTGATTATTTCACCATCTTGGGGCTGCCGATGTTACCCCTTCTCGCGACGCTGCGCACACTGGGCATTAACCATGCATGATTCACGTGAAACATTTTCGCTGCGGGCCTTTGTTGCCGGCTATCCAATAAAGCATTCCCGCTCGCCGCTCATTCACGGTTTCTGGCTGAAACAATTCGGCCTGACCGGAAGCTATGAGAAAGTCGAAGTCGCGCCGGAGGATTTTGCCGGCTTCGTTCAACGCCTGAAAATGGAAGGCACATATCGCGGCGGCAATACCACCATCCCGCATAAGGAGGAAGCCTTTCGCCTTGCCGACCGGCCCGACGTGATCTGCGAGGAACTGGGTGCGGCAAACACCCTGTGGATGGAAGACGGTGCTTTGTGCGCCACAAACACAGACGGCTTCGGCTTTACAGCGAACCTCGATGCAAGCCATCAGGCGTGGGACCGGGTTGATGTCGCTGTCGTGCTCGGGGCGGGCGGTGCGAGCCGCGCGATCGTTCAAGCGCTGCGCGACCGCGGTCTGGCTGAGATCCACGTGGTAAACCGCTCTGTCGCGCGCGCGCAGGAATTGGCCGACCGCTTTGGCCGACCGCTTCGGGCGCATGGGCTTGCGGCCTTGCCGGAGTTGCTGCAAGGCGCTGGCCTTTTCGTCAATACCAGCTCATTGGGCATGGATGGGACTCCGGCTCCTGATCTTCCGTTTGCCGGCATGCGACCGGATGCTCTCGTGGCAGATATTGTCTACGTGCCGCTCAAAACGCCATTCATGCGTCAGGCAGAGAGCGTTGGATTGGCGACAGTAGACGGTCTCGGCATGTTACTGCACCAGGCCGTTCCGGGTTTCGAGAAATGGTTCGGCCGCCGTCCCGAGGTCACGCCAGAATTGCGCAACCTTGTCCTCGCAGACATCGGTGACCCGGCATGATCGTGATTGGGCTTACCGGATCAATCGGCATGGGCAAATCCACGACGGCACAGCTGTTTGCCGAAGAAGGCATTGCCGTCAATGACGCCGATCAGGTAGTCCACGATCTCTACGCTGGCGCCGCGGTTTCGGCTCTCGAGCCCGAGTTTCCCGACGCTATCGTCGATGGTGCGGTCGACCGTCAGGTCCTCGCTCGGACTCTGGCTAAGAATCCGGATAAGTTTAAGGTGCTCGAAGCCATCATCCATCCCCTTGTGAGGGCGCGGGAGATCCAGTTCGTCGACGCACATCGCGCCGCAGGCGAAGCTATCGTCCTTCTGGATATTCCTCTTCTGTTTGAAGTTGGCGCGCAGGATCGGGTGGATGTGATCATTGTGGTCTCTTGCGATAGGGAGATCCAGCGGCGGCGCGTCATGGCTCGACCTGGGATGACTGAGGAAAAATTCGCTCTCATATCGGCGCGCCAGATGCCCGATGAAGAAAAGCGGCGGCGTGCGGATTTTATCGTAGACACATCCCATGGCATTGACAGCGCACGCGCGCAGGTGAAAACCATCCTGCAGGAACTCAGACAGCGTCGACCGGAGATGCATTGATCATGCGCGAGATCGTATTCGATACCGAAACCACCGGCCTTGAAACCAAGATCGACCGCGTCATCGAAATCGGCGGTATCGAGCTGTTCAATCATTTCCCGACCGGACGCAGCTTTCACGTCTACATCAATCCGGGTGATCGCAAGGTGCATCCAGACGCGCTTGCCGTGCATGGCATCACGGATGATTTCTTGAAGGACAAGCCGCCGTTCGGTGACATTGTTGCCGAGATGCGCGAATTCTTCGATGGCGCCAAGTGGGTGGCTCACAACGCGAATTTCGACATCGGCTTCATCAATGCCGAATTCGAACGGCTTGGCCTTCCCCCTGTTCAGTCGGATGTAGTCATTGATACGCTGGCGCTTGCCCGTCGCAAGAATCCGATGGGTCCAAATTCACTGGATGCGCTTTGCCGCCGCTACGGAATTGACAATTCCCACCGCAACAAGCACGGGGCACTTCTCGACTCCGAGTTGCTGGCCGAAGTCTATATCGAAATGCTGGGCGGCCGACAGACAGCGCTTGGCCTGACCTCGGCGGAAAGCCGCCAGAACCGCAACACGGACATCCTCGAAACGGTGGAAATTTCCTACGAGCGGCCGCGTCCACTGGCAGCGCGCCTCGTGGCAAGCGAAGTCGAGGACCATTCCAAGCTTGTCGCTCGTCTCGGCGCGGGTGCCATCTGGTCGAAATTCGACGCATGAAAAAGGGCCCCGGAAGGCCCTTTTACGCGTTTGATTTTAAGTCGGACGAGATCAGTTCGGAGCACCCTGAACCTTTGCCCGCGCCTGCTCTTCGGAAACGCGCTGGGCGAACATCTGTGCGAAGTCGATCGGGTCGATCATCAGCGGCGGGAAGCCGCCATTGCGAGTGGCATCGGCGATAATCTGGCGGGCAAACGGGAACAGCAGGCGCGGGCACTCGATGAAGAGAACCGGCAGCATATGCTCCTGCGGGAAGCCGGTGATGCGGAACACGCCGCCGTAAACGAGCTCGGTGGCGAAGACCACTTTGTCGCCTTCCTTGGCTTCAGCCGTCAGCGCCAGCACCACGTCGAAGTCCGTTTCGGTCAGCGGATTGGCGTTGACGTTGACATTGATGTTGATCGCCGGCGCCTTGTCGCGAGCCTGCAGCGAACGCGGTGCACCCGGGTTTTCAAAGGACAGGTCCTTGATGTACTGGGCAAGAATGTTGAGGGAAGGGCTGCTTGTTCCCTGATTGTCGTCGGCCATAGGGCTTTTCCTCGAAGCGTGTTTTGCTAAGGCCATCTAACATCTAGGCTTTGCGCTTACAACCCTCGGCACCAGGCCCGGCCGCAGTCTAGCGGTCGCCGATCCGCGGTCCACGCCAGGGTGAGTCAGGCTTGGGATCACGAAGATATTCGTCTTCGTCGAGATCAACCACCGACGCATCCTTGCTGGTCTGATAGCTGAAGTCCGATGTGGTGAAACCACTGCGCTTGACCACGATGCGCGGCTTGGCCACGCGCCAGGCGAAATCGCGAACGAAGGGCAG encodes:
- a CDS encoding pyruvate, water dikinase regulatory protein; its protein translation is MENRKNFFHLHLISDSTGETLISAGRAAAAQFRGSNAIEHVYPLIRSKKQINALIEAIDREPGIVLYTIVDADLAALIETSCHELGLPCVNVLAPIIEKFQTYLGAPSRGRVGAQHVLNAEYFARIEALNFTMDHDDGQAPEDYDEADVVIIGISRTSKTPTSIYLANRGIKTANIPIVPGVALPDSLLAATRPLIVGLIATSDRISQVRENRILGTTAGYDRSDYVDRASITEELKYARALCARNNWPIIDVTRRSIEETAAAIVALRPKLR
- a CDS encoding Maf family protein yields the protein MTEHLILASGSQARRELLRNAGLAFAAEPARVDERAIENGLPDDLRTPQGVAEQLAIAKAREVSARHPAAIVIGCDQTMSLGDQLFHKAPDRAHAHATLKALCGQTHHLNSAVCLVRDSDVLWSHVGIARMTMRDFSSTFLEEYLDRNLVRILGSVGCYQLEGEGIQLFDAFDGDYFTILGLPMLPLLATLRTLGINHA
- the coaE gene encoding dephospho-CoA kinase (Dephospho-CoA kinase (CoaE) performs the final step in coenzyme A biosynthesis.), with protein sequence MIVIGLTGSIGMGKSTTAQLFAEEGIAVNDADQVVHDLYAGAAVSALEPEFPDAIVDGAVDRQVLARTLAKNPDKFKVLEAIIHPLVRAREIQFVDAHRAAGEAIVLLDIPLLFEVGAQDRVDVIIVVSCDREIQRRRVMARPGMTEEKFALISARQMPDEEKRRRADFIVDTSHGIDSARAQVKTILQELRQRRPEMH
- the secB gene encoding protein-export chaperone SecB — encoded protein: MADDNQGTSSPSLNILAQYIKDLSFENPGAPRSLQARDKAPAININVNVNANPLTETDFDVVLALTAEAKEGDKVVFATELVYGGVFRITGFPQEHMLPVLFIECPRLLFPFARQIIADATRNGGFPPLMIDPIDFAQMFAQRVSEEQARAKVQGAPN
- the dnaQ gene encoding DNA polymerase III subunit epsilon produces the protein MREIVFDTETTGLETKIDRVIEIGGIELFNHFPTGRSFHVYINPGDRKVHPDALAVHGITDDFLKDKPPFGDIVAEMREFFDGAKWVAHNANFDIGFINAEFERLGLPPVQSDVVIDTLALARRKNPMGPNSLDALCRRYGIDNSHRNKHGALLDSELLAEVYIEMLGGRQTALGLTSAESRQNRNTDILETVEISYERPRPLAARLVASEVEDHSKLVARLGAGAIWSKFDA
- a CDS encoding shikimate dehydrogenase, producing MHDSRETFSLRAFVAGYPIKHSRSPLIHGFWLKQFGLTGSYEKVEVAPEDFAGFVQRLKMEGTYRGGNTTIPHKEEAFRLADRPDVICEELGAANTLWMEDGALCATNTDGFGFTANLDASHQAWDRVDVAVVLGAGGASRAIVQALRDRGLAEIHVVNRSVARAQELADRFGRPLRAHGLAALPELLQGAGLFVNTSSLGMDGTPAPDLPFAGMRPDALVADIVYVPLKTPFMRQAESVGLATVDGLGMLLHQAVPGFEKWFGRRPEVTPELRNLVLADIGDPA